From a single Couchioplanes caeruleus genomic region:
- the bluB gene encoding 5,6-dimethylbenzimidazole synthase, whose product MNTDLYDVISRRRDVRAEFTGEPVPADVLHRILTAAHAAPSVGLSQPWDFVLVHDEHTRRRFHAHVQGERETFAATLSGAEEAERFARIKIDGVLEAGLSVVVTYDPQRGAPAVLGRHAIADAGLYSVCLAIQNLWLAATAEGLGVGWVSFYREDFLGDLLGIPAGVRPVAWLCLGPVTHLEAVPDLERHGWRTRTPLERLLHHDRW is encoded by the coding sequence ATGAATACCGACCTCTACGACGTCATCAGCCGTCGCCGCGACGTCCGCGCCGAGTTCACCGGCGAACCCGTGCCGGCCGACGTCCTCCACCGGATCCTCACCGCCGCGCACGCCGCGCCCAGCGTGGGCCTGTCGCAGCCGTGGGACTTCGTCCTCGTCCACGACGAGCACACCCGCCGCCGCTTCCACGCCCACGTGCAGGGCGAGCGCGAGACCTTCGCCGCCACGCTGAGCGGCGCCGAGGAGGCGGAACGCTTCGCCCGCATCAAGATCGACGGCGTGCTGGAGGCGGGCCTCTCGGTGGTGGTCACGTACGACCCGCAGCGCGGCGCGCCGGCGGTGCTCGGCAGGCACGCGATCGCCGACGCGGGCCTGTACTCGGTGTGCCTGGCGATCCAGAACCTCTGGCTGGCCGCCACCGCGGAGGGGCTGGGCGTGGGCTGGGTGTCGTTCTACCGCGAGGACTTCCTCGGCGACCTGCTCGGCATCCCGGCCGGCGTCCGGCCCGTCGCGTGGCTCTGCCTCGGCCCGGTGACCCACCTCGAGGCCGTACCGGACCTGGAACGGCACGGCTGGCGTACGCGCACCCCGCTCGAGCGCCTGCTCCACCACGACCGCTGGTGA
- a CDS encoding polysaccharide lyase family 7 protein, giving the protein MKRILAVTGAVAVAAALAAFGVTNATAATAPAARAAALDPTVAPGGNFNLAVWSLQLPIGSPGSPTTIPPAQLKGPDGYTNPAYFWTDKNDGSMTFWAPEKGVTTPNSNYARSELREMNPNGSAADWPLAGNHTLSATLRVPQVTKNVCVGQVHLGSGGSSTKPLLELYYRPNGDIHLGTENSPAGGQTLHLVGNVPLGKTWSYVINVSGNRINLTVNGANTSYSIPSSFNPYKQYFKAGSYNQSSSESTTAGAKVKFYALTVSHS; this is encoded by the coding sequence ATGAAACGGATCCTCGCTGTCACCGGCGCGGTCGCCGTCGCGGCCGCTCTCGCCGCCTTCGGCGTCACGAACGCGACCGCCGCGACCGCCCCCGCCGCCCGCGCCGCCGCACTCGACCCGACCGTGGCGCCCGGCGGCAACTTCAACCTCGCCGTCTGGTCGCTGCAGCTGCCGATCGGCTCGCCCGGCTCCCCGACGACCATCCCGCCCGCGCAGCTCAAGGGGCCGGACGGGTACACGAACCCGGCGTACTTCTGGACCGACAAGAACGACGGCTCGATGACGTTCTGGGCGCCGGAGAAAGGTGTCACCACGCCGAACTCGAACTACGCGCGCTCCGAGCTGCGGGAGATGAACCCGAACGGCAGCGCCGCCGACTGGCCGCTCGCCGGTAACCACACGCTCAGCGCCACCCTGCGCGTGCCCCAGGTGACCAAGAACGTCTGCGTGGGTCAGGTGCACCTGGGCTCGGGCGGCTCGTCCACCAAGCCCCTGCTCGAGCTCTACTACCGGCCCAACGGCGACATCCATCTCGGCACGGAGAACTCGCCGGCCGGCGGGCAGACGCTGCACCTGGTCGGGAACGTGCCGCTGGGCAAGACGTGGAGCTACGTCATCAACGTCTCCGGAAACCGGATCAACCTGACGGTGAACGGGGCGAACACCAGTTACTCCATCCCGTCGTCGTTCAACCCGTACAAGCAGTACTTCAAGGCCGGCTCGTACAACCAGTCGTCGTCGGAGAGCACCACCGCCGGTGCAAAGGTCAAGTTCTACGCGCTGACCGTCTCGCACAGCTGA